GGTGAATATAGGCGAGCGGCTGGTTCATTATTTTCAATTATCAATTATCGCTTAACAATTATCAGTTTCATCTCTATAGCCACAAGTCAACGTGAGAGAGGGCCGTGGCATTGTCAGATGCTAGAGGTTAATTGCTAATTGAAACTAAGCGGTTTTTCGAACGATGCTGGCTGACATTTCGGCTTCCATCACCACTTTTCCATTCACGTAGGCTTTGCCACTCATTTTGGCGATGCCTCGCTTAATGGGGGCTAGCAGCTGGCAGCGGAAGATAATGGTGTCGCCCGGTTTAACCATGCGCCGGAAACGGCAGCTCTCGATACCCATAAAATAGGTCCAGTAATTCTCCGGGTCGGGTACCGAGTTGAGCACCAGAATGCCACCCGTTTGTGCCATGGCCTCAATTTGAATGACGCCAGGCATCACCGGATTACCGGGGAAGTGACCTTGGAAGAAGGGCTCATTCATGGTCACGTTTTTCACGCCCGTCACCATTTCCGAATCAAGATGAATGATCTTGTCGATGAGTAGGAAAGGGTAGCGGTGCGGTAGCGTCTGGCTGATCTGGTTGATGTCCATCACCGGCGTGCGCGCTGGGTCGTACGTCGGTACAGCGTTAGCATTCACCTCCATCATCTTCTTCTTGATGCGCTTAGCAAATGCTACGTTGGCTGCGTGCCCTGGACGAGCAGCCAGGATCTGGCCTTTTAGCGGTCGACCAACCAAAGCTAGGTCACCTACCAGGTCGAGCAGCTTGTGGCGGGCGGGTTCGTTCTTGTGGCGCAGGTCCACGTTGTTCAGAATGCCTTCTTTCTTAACGGCTACTTTAGGCTTGCCGAGCATGTTGGCTAGGTCCGTCAACTCGTCGTCGGTTACTACTCGGTCAACTACCACAATGGCATTGCTCAA
This Hymenobacter sp. GOD-10R DNA region includes the following protein-coding sequences:
- a CDS encoding bifunctional UDP-3-O-[3-hydroxymyristoyl] N-acetylglucosamine deacetylase/3-hydroxyacyl-ACP dehydratase → MNDKQHTIKAPVTVSGIGLHTGAQATMTFCPAPINHGYKFQRVDLPGQPIVNADVDNVVDLSRGTTIEQNGARINTVEHTLAALVGLEIDNVLIQLDGPEPPIMDGSSYEFIKPLQEVGLEEQNALRNYFEIPDEIRYVDNSRAVEIAALPLNNYRLTVMVDYNSPVLGSQHASLTDISQFPGEIASSRTFCFLHELEMLYKQNLIKGGDLSNAIVVVDRVVTDDELTDLANMLGKPKVAVKKEGILNNVDLRHKNEPARHKLLDLVGDLALVGRPLKGQILAARPGHAANVAFAKRIKKKMMEVNANAVPTYDPARTPVMDINQISQTLPHRYPFLLIDKIIHLDSEMVTGVKNVTMNEPFFQGHFPGNPVMPGVIQIEAMAQTGGILVLNSVPDPENYWTYFMGIESCRFRRMVKPGDTIIFRCQLLAPIKRGIAKMSGKAYVNGKVVMEAEMSASIVRKTA